One Methanobrevibacter sp. V74 DNA window includes the following coding sequences:
- a CDS encoding ATPase: MECYYHPDREGTDTCAICGKSICKECGLEIAGKEYCKECLEKIVGLGIENKSKEQPQSVVSQEPVKTEPARLNKKPVEENIYQPPAEEEIYAPQKEVQPTHEIKQIPEDSPYNIKKDIAYSGGLESSYIQENEPIPQMIEETPKITQNEYIAPNTNSQEFIYPDHSYKPQPTSARIELEDKYEKYLDDLYFDENDVPLGEQLAKDEEEYGSLTRRQYRPKSEEPILKEKTAKKPNRPETPEEMEARIRAEILAEQQGGKKSKRDKKGKDNIHNLNYQEEKEPMGIVDILLTIILILVVLIVIYYLIYIFTLSTYYSTFIDAIYALSNPQNVINNILSPQ, from the coding sequence ATGGAATGTTATTATCATCCAGACAGAGAGGGCACAGATACTTGTGCTATATGTGGAAAATCAATTTGTAAAGAATGTGGTTTAGAAATTGCAGGAAAAGAATACTGTAAAGAATGTTTAGAAAAAATTGTAGGTCTTGGAATTGAAAACAAATCTAAAGAGCAACCTCAATCAGTTGTCAGTCAAGAACCTGTGAAAACTGAACCTGCAAGATTAAATAAAAAACCAGTTGAAGAAAATATATATCAACCACCGGCTGAAGAAGAAATTTATGCTCCTCAAAAAGAAGTTCAACCAACCCATGAGATTAAACAAATTCCTGAAGATTCTCCATACAATATTAAAAAGGATATTGCTTATTCAGGAGGTCTTGAATCATCTTATATACAAGAAAATGAACCTATTCCTCAGATGATAGAAGAAACTCCTAAAATAACTCAAAACGAATATATTGCACCAAATACAAATTCGCAAGAATTTATTTATCCGGATCACTCTTACAAACCTCAGCCAACTAGTGCAAGAATAGAATTAGAAGATAAATATGAAAAATATTTAGATGATTTATACTTCGATGAAAATGATGTGCCTTTAGGGGAACAATTAGCTAAGGATGAGGAAGAATACGGTTCTTTAACTAGAAGACAGTACAGGCCTAAATCTGAAGAACCAATTCTAAAAGAAAAAACAGCAAAAAAACCTAACAGACCAGAAACTCCAGAAGAAATGGAAGCAAGGATTAGAGCTGAAATTTTAGCTGAACAACAAGGCGGCAAAAAATCTAAAAGAGATAAAAAAGGTAAGGACAATATCCATAATCTAAATTATCAAGAAGAAAAAGAGCCAATGGGCATTGTTGACATTCTTTTAACAATTATATTGATTCTCGTTGTGTTAATTGTTATTTACTATTTAATTTACATATTTACATTAAGTACATATTATTCAACATTTATAGATGCAATATATGCACTTTCAAACCCTCAAAATGTAATCAATAATATTTTAAGCCCTCAATAA